In the Actinomadura luzonensis genome, one interval contains:
- a CDS encoding fibronectin type III domain-containing protein, protein MTNRVAATYDGSSYSGGAHTISFDKAQPGARLILVVSSWQVLSMVPAGWTQDRFSSGYSYVYVLSKVAAGTETSVSLLVADERVHAILYERDDAQQRLFATSATTSTASAQTPNVTIPAGATGFVVAGLNTPLGSVAGATWDQGLATTYSADADDSCSVFAAGPLPAAGTRRFSAGNLPAGESVTVVAVVGYGLTDVQAPTVPGNLRATSISGAAVSVEWDPSTDNIGMAGYGVYLGGVKQGADQAGTSHTFGGLVAGQTYTLEVDAVDVVGNRSARAQIVVLAETDVTPPSTPPNLRLVGATLTTVEVAWDASSDSVGVAGYGIYLDGAKQGGDQAGRTYLFSRLARGTTYLVEVDAGDSSGNRSARAGLQVETLAGADPSEPIGLTATPGEEQITLAWGAAEPGGLPIVRYEVLLDGQLVASTSGFGYIVEDLEAGGVHEVGVRAVDAGAARGPAATVTVRLPPASWTALATPTFRLGSWVGNARDSAGVDWVVKDEEGWSAGPDALTLSADSDSGDGGFSGAGRYGGRAVILSGVAVAPSRAAMLAAQDRLTAELFPAASTVLRVGEGHLTRQSRVRVTSAVEITDQGSRVFSWTVTVRAADPRRYATRPVHAEVEFAPAQTTGAATITLAGDYPAIPGRLRLIGPVADPVIRHEELGLQIVCKPGTVLPTSEYEITIDLATRAVWAIVPAVVWPEPRPGRKLLQVFPARFAFQRGPNTIRLSGGLVAGQEDVGPRLTLDTTDAWI, encoded by the coding sequence ATGACGAACCGGGTCGCGGCGACCTACGACGGCAGCAGCTACAGCGGCGGCGCGCACACCATCAGCTTCGACAAGGCGCAGCCGGGCGCGCGGCTGATCCTGGTGGTGTCCTCCTGGCAGGTGCTGAGCATGGTGCCGGCCGGGTGGACGCAGGATCGGTTCTCCTCCGGCTACAGCTACGTGTACGTGCTGTCCAAGGTCGCCGCCGGCACCGAGACGTCGGTGTCGCTGCTGGTGGCCGACGAGCGGGTGCACGCGATCCTGTACGAGCGGGACGACGCCCAGCAGCGGCTGTTCGCCACCTCCGCGACCACCAGCACCGCCTCCGCGCAGACGCCGAACGTGACGATCCCCGCGGGCGCGACCGGGTTCGTCGTCGCGGGCCTGAACACGCCGCTGGGCAGCGTCGCCGGCGCGACCTGGGATCAGGGGTTGGCCACGACGTACAGCGCGGACGCCGACGACTCCTGCAGCGTGTTCGCGGCCGGGCCGCTGCCCGCGGCCGGGACACGACGCTTCAGCGCAGGCAACCTGCCTGCGGGTGAGAGCGTCACGGTGGTCGCGGTGGTCGGGTACGGCCTCACCGACGTCCAGGCGCCGACCGTGCCGGGTAACCTGCGCGCGACCAGCATCAGCGGCGCCGCGGTGTCGGTCGAGTGGGACCCCTCGACCGACAACATCGGCATGGCCGGGTACGGCGTCTACCTGGGCGGTGTCAAGCAGGGGGCGGATCAGGCCGGCACCTCGCACACCTTCGGCGGGCTGGTCGCGGGGCAGACGTACACGCTTGAGGTCGACGCCGTCGACGTGGTCGGCAACCGGTCCGCGCGGGCGCAGATCGTGGTGCTGGCCGAGACCGACGTCACCCCGCCGTCGACGCCGCCGAACCTGCGGCTGGTGGGGGCCACCCTGACGACGGTGGAGGTGGCGTGGGACGCCTCCAGCGACAGCGTGGGCGTGGCCGGGTACGGCATCTACCTGGACGGCGCCAAGCAGGGCGGCGACCAGGCGGGCCGCACCTACCTGTTCTCGCGGCTGGCGCGCGGCACCACGTATCTGGTGGAGGTGGACGCGGGCGACTCCTCCGGCAACCGGTCCGCGCGGGCCGGGCTGCAGGTGGAGACGCTGGCCGGGGCCGACCCGTCCGAGCCGATCGGGCTGACCGCCACTCCCGGGGAGGAGCAGATCACGCTCGCGTGGGGCGCGGCCGAGCCGGGAGGGCTGCCGATCGTCCGCTACGAGGTGCTGCTGGACGGGCAGCTCGTGGCGAGCACCAGCGGGTTCGGGTACATCGTGGAGGACCTGGAGGCGGGCGGCGTCCACGAGGTGGGGGTTCGGGCGGTCGACGCCGGCGCGGCGCGCGGCCCGGCCGCCACGGTGACGGTGCGGTTGCCGCCGGCGTCGTGGACGGCGTTGGCGACGCCCACGTTCCGGCTCGGGTCGTGGGTGGGCAACGCGCGCGACAGCGCCGGCGTGGACTGGGTGGTCAAGGACGAGGAGGGCTGGTCGGCCGGGCCCGACGCGCTCACCCTGTCCGCCGACTCGGACTCGGGCGATGGCGGGTTCTCCGGGGCGGGCCGGTACGGCGGCCGGGCGGTGATCCTTTCAGGTGTCGCGGTCGCCCCCTCCCGGGCGGCGATGCTGGCGGCGCAGGACCGGCTCACCGCCGAGCTGTTCCCGGCCGCGTCGACGGTCCTGCGAGTCGGCGAGGGGCACCTGACGCGGCAGTCCCGGGTCCGGGTGACCAGCGCGGTGGAGATCACCGACCAGGGCAGCCGTGTCTTCTCCTGGACGGTGACGGTCAGGGCGGCGGATCCGCGCCGGTACGCGACCCGGCCCGTGCACGCCGAGGTGGAGTTCGCGCCCGCGCAGACGACCGGCGCCGCCACGATCACGCTGGCGGGCGACTACCCGGCCATCCCGGGCCGGCTGCGGCTGATCGGGCCGGTGGCCGATCCGGTGATCCGGCACGAGGAGCTCGGGCTTCAGATCGTGTGCAAGCCGGGCACGGTGCTGCCCACGAGCGAGTACGAGATCACGATCGACCTGGCCACGCGGGCGGTGTGGGCGATCGTGCCTGCCGTGGTGTGGCCGGAGCCGCGGCCCGGCCGCAAGCTGCTGCAGGTGTTCCCGGCCCGGTTCGCGTTCCAGCGGGGCCCGAACACGATCCGGCTGTCCGGCGGCCTGGTGGCCGGGCAGGAGGACGTGGGGCCGCGGCTGACGCTCGACACGACCGACGCGTGGATCTGA
- a CDS encoding fibronectin type III domain-containing protein, producing MANRVAATYAQATARTTHTISFTAPAAGSRLILLISSYNTVSSVMTGAQAWTQDVGFIPWNSLYVYSRIATGTETTVTITVASSDARVHAVLHERDDCPTKLFQQTIAVPVAATTISATATVPAGAAGRVFTVLNTSDGSNPTGVTYNQGLVSSFTAAGTGSGSAFATGAMPAAGSRTWTANNITASEENGGWVVIGYGVTDAQAPTTPANLRTTAVAGTSVGVAWDASSDNVGVTGYGVYLGGVKQGADQAGLTATLSGLIAGQTYTVQVDAVDAAGNRSAKASLQVTTDGTPPSVPGNLRVTAVSNTQVSVAWDASSDNIGVAGYGVYLDGAKQGGDQAGLGRTFTGLTPGQSYLVQVDAVDAAGNRSGKASVTATPEVDTQPPSAPPNLHLTAGGPYGFTSVDAGAAGALRVGGQAGAVLHTVLALGVVLVDGLDGGAVADGLGVSHGSPSGGRGWGRFPIRRGRGGCGRAGCRAATRQGRRPWRRARGPWRGRRTRTRWRCAAGGCGAVRARPSRRSRRRCDASTAGRLGSDQPTCRR from the coding sequence GTGGCGAATCGGGTCGCGGCCACGTATGCGCAGGCCACGGCAAGGACCACGCACACGATCAGTTTCACCGCGCCGGCTGCGGGCAGCCGCCTGATCCTGCTGATCTCCAGCTACAACACCGTGTCGAGCGTCATGACCGGCGCGCAGGCGTGGACGCAGGACGTCGGGTTCATCCCGTGGAACTCGCTGTATGTCTACTCGCGGATCGCGACCGGGACGGAGACGACGGTCACCATCACCGTGGCCAGTTCTGATGCGCGGGTCCACGCGGTGCTGCACGAACGCGACGACTGCCCGACCAAGCTGTTTCAGCAGACGATCGCCGTTCCCGTGGCCGCGACGACGATCTCCGCGACCGCGACCGTGCCCGCCGGCGCGGCCGGGCGGGTCTTCACCGTCCTGAACACCAGTGACGGGTCGAACCCGACAGGCGTCACCTACAACCAGGGGTTGGTCAGCAGTTTCACCGCGGCCGGGACCGGCAGCGGGTCGGCGTTCGCGACGGGCGCCATGCCGGCGGCCGGGTCGCGCACGTGGACGGCCAACAACATCACCGCCAGCGAAGAAAACGGCGGCTGGGTGGTGATCGGGTACGGCGTCACCGATGCGCAGGCGCCGACGACGCCGGCGAACCTGCGCACCACGGCGGTGGCCGGGACCAGCGTCGGCGTGGCGTGGGACGCCTCCAGCGACAACGTCGGCGTGACGGGGTACGGCGTCTACCTGGGCGGTGTCAAGCAGGGCGCGGACCAGGCGGGGCTGACCGCGACCCTGTCGGGGCTGATCGCGGGGCAGACGTACACGGTCCAGGTCGACGCCGTCGACGCCGCCGGGAACCGGTCGGCCAAGGCCAGCTTGCAGGTGACGACGGACGGGACGCCTCCCTCGGTGCCGGGGAACCTGCGGGTGACGGCGGTGTCGAACACGCAGGTGTCGGTGGCGTGGGACGCCTCCAGCGACAACATCGGCGTGGCCGGGTACGGCGTCTACCTCGACGGGGCCAAGCAGGGCGGCGACCAGGCGGGACTGGGGCGCACCTTCACCGGGTTGACGCCTGGCCAGTCCTATCTGGTGCAGGTCGACGCCGTCGACGCGGCAGGCAACCGGTCGGGCAAGGCGTCGGTGACGGCCACGCCGGAAGTGGACACGCAGCCGCCGTCCGCGCCGCCGAACCTGCACCTCACCGCGGGCGGCCCCTACGGGTTCACCAGCGTGGACGCCGGTGCGGCCGGGGCACTGAGGGTCGGCGGGCAGGCCGGTGCCGTGCTTCATACGGTGCTTGCACTCGGTGTCGTCCTGGTGGACGGGCTTGACGGGGGCGCGGTGGCGGACGGGCTTGGGGTCAGTCACGGCAGTCCTTCGGGTGGTCGGGGTTGGGGCAGGTTTCCCATCCGGCGCGGACGCGGAGGGTGTGGACGAGCGGGGTGTCGAGCAGCCACGCGGCAGGGTCGTCGGCCATGGCGGCGTGCTCGCGGTCCATGGAGGGGGCGACGGACTCGTACGCGGTGGCGCTGTGCGGCAGGGGGATGCGGTGCAGTTCGAGCGCGGCCCAGCCGACGATCGCGGCGGCGTTGCGATGCATCCACCGCAGGACGACTTGGCAGTGACCAGCCGACATGCCGCCGTTGA
- a CDS encoding phage tail tube protein has product MGAENVFVPQVQRVWLAPVGTTAPEGPTIAMPTGWYDIGLFTPDSLNWATDPQFEEARAAQSNFPVRRWQTEDAATLEVDLLEWSLNSFRAVYGGGTIEEVTPTGDPTPPSYFKFTPPAIGSRTEVAACLELGDGLKRLRRIIPRCEQAEGVEQGFDRAAASTLPLRLSVLGSDVGAPYYDLISGTWAAFDPPTGP; this is encoded by the coding sequence GTGGGTGCCGAGAACGTTTTTGTCCCACAGGTGCAGCGGGTCTGGCTGGCGCCGGTCGGCACCACCGCACCCGAGGGGCCGACGATCGCGATGCCGACCGGCTGGTACGACATCGGCCTGTTCACCCCGGACTCGCTCAACTGGGCGACCGACCCGCAGTTCGAGGAGGCTCGGGCCGCGCAGTCGAACTTCCCGGTGCGGCGGTGGCAGACCGAGGACGCGGCCACGCTGGAGGTGGACCTGCTGGAGTGGTCGCTGAATTCGTTCCGCGCGGTCTACGGTGGCGGCACGATCGAGGAGGTCACCCCGACCGGTGACCCGACCCCGCCGTCGTACTTCAAGTTCACCCCGCCCGCGATCGGCTCCCGGACGGAGGTGGCGGCGTGCCTGGAGCTCGGCGACGGCCTCAAGCGCCTGCGGCGGATCATCCCCCGCTGTGAGCAGGCCGAGGGTGTGGAGCAGGGGTTCGACCGGGCGGCCGCCTCGACGTTGCCGCTCCGTCTGTCCGTCCTGGGAAGCGATGTGGGCGCCCCGTACTACGACCTCATCTCGGGGACCTGGGCGGCGTTCGATCCGCCCACCGGCCCCTAA